The Bacteroidota bacterium DNA window AGATATCTGAATGTCTTTTCCATCAACAACACTTTTGGGACCGCAGCTTGATATTTCAACACGCCCATATTTTCCTCCCAACGGATCTTTTGTAAAAACGACCCCCCCAATAATATCAGTACCACCTATTAATTTTTGAACCAATATGCTCATATCCTGAATATATGGAATTGGAAGATTTTTTTTCGCTTTGAAGAAACGGGCATATGAAACTGCTTTGTCTGCATATGCTGATGAATAAACCTCTTTTACTCCTTCTATAAGGCTGTCAATATGAAATCCAATTGTTACGCTTTCAAAAATTCCAGCGAATGATAGACTATCCCCATCTTCAGCCCCTCCCGAACTCCTGGCAATTAAGCTTTTATTACGATTCCTAATGTTTATTCTATTAAGTTGCTTTTCGATATCACTTATAAGTTGCGTTTCTTTTATATCTCTATTAAAAATCTCGTGTCGGATATTTTTAAGTTCTTCTTTTGATGGTTCTATGTTTTGAAAATCAGCATGATCCAACTTAAATGTTTTTTTTAGTGCGTCTGAAGTTATTAAAAAACCATCTGGAACTCTGATTCCGTTTTGTTTTAGCTTAAATAAGTTTGAAGCTTTGTTTCCACAAACTTTCGGTATCATTTTATGAGTATGGTTTAAAGAATAAACATTTCTCATTTTAACTCCTCGGTATTTCGTGTTCTGCTTTACACAATAATTCTAAGCATTTATGAGCTCTGATATTATTGAAAAGCATTGTCTCCATGGTATATGAATTTTCATAGAGTAGAC harbors:
- a CDS encoding PEP/pyruvate-binding domain-containing protein — protein: MRNVYSLNHTHKMIPKVCGNKASNLFKLKQNGIRVPDGFLITSDALKKTFKLDHADFQNIEPSKEELKNIRHEIFNRDIKETQLISDIEKQLNRINIRNRNKSLIARSSGGAEDGDSLSFAGIFESVTIGFHIDSLIEGVKEVYSSAYADKAVSYARFFKAKKNLPIPYIQDMSILVQKLIGGTDIIGGVVFTKDPLGGKYGRVEISSCGPKSVVDGKDIQISGSFALDQGIISKDDLSKLSDLCNSEYQSQLLSKSLSEIVTKVQSLFTTNQDIEWIWDGGNIWILQTRSITEGVKK